One stretch of Streptomyces sp. NBC_00443 DNA includes these proteins:
- a CDS encoding DM13 domain-containing protein, with translation MEVLKLDGGKATLRLKDLRTSDGPALHVWLSDQPVEQGGGNLDDGKHVDLGDLKGNEGNQNYAIPAGTDLNKYSTVTIWCERFSVSFGAAELKQSA, from the coding sequence GTGGAGGTCCTGAAGCTCGACGGCGGAAAGGCCACCCTGCGCCTGAAGGACCTGCGCACCTCCGACGGTCCGGCCCTGCACGTGTGGCTCAGCGACCAGCCGGTCGAGCAGGGCGGCGGCAACCTCGACGACGGCAAGCACGTCGACCTCGGCGACCTCAAGGGCAACGAAGGCAACCAGAACTACGCGATCCCGGCGGGCACCGACCTGAACAAGTACTCCACGGTGACGATCTGGTGCGAGCGCTTCAGCGTGTCGTTCGGCGCGGCCGAACTGAAGCAGAGCGCCTGA
- a CDS encoding NAD(P)/FAD-dependent oxidoreductase, protein MTLLGRLFFGVIAALPGGALVAVVTKPPWLPWAAHTVVLGAVLGLLFGGHRQSNGSAFSAGLLIGLLDWVAWTLTLAPALEGQKPSWTIAVAVSHFPQLVGAALFGAIAGLTFHALSAWFPPRLAPQRAKPHVLIVGGGFGGVGAARELDRRLGRGLDAHVTLISDSNFLLFTPLLVGVASSTVEARHVSAPVRAGLGHASFLHGRVASIDTQNRNAYVSAGKEGMLRVPYDQLVLAVGAVPHFFDLPGVGEHAFAMKSVEDATRLRNQVLGALERADLESEPAEQARLLTFVVAGGGFAGTELVAELFDLVHDVLHFYPRLHGMRPRFVIVHAGERLLPELSPQLGLYAQRKLGGRGIEFRLGARVSKATSEDITLDSGETIPTRTLAWTAGNRPNPLVQQVMPSPLTVEPTMQVPGIPGLWALGDCARIPDLAGGFHPPTAQHAIREGKAVAKNVAAVLRGRRPVPFRFGGLGVLVSLGHRTAAGEIGGRRVSGFLAWVLWRSVYLSKLPSVEKRLRVLADWTLDLVFPRDIALSTESTKEDRHV, encoded by the coding sequence ATGACTCTGCTCGGACGACTCTTCTTCGGCGTCATCGCCGCACTACCCGGCGGCGCGCTCGTGGCCGTCGTGACCAAGCCTCCATGGCTGCCGTGGGCCGCCCACACAGTGGTGCTGGGAGCCGTGCTCGGCCTCCTCTTCGGGGGCCACAGGCAGAGCAACGGCTCGGCCTTCTCCGCCGGCCTGCTCATCGGCCTGCTCGACTGGGTGGCCTGGACGCTCACCCTCGCCCCCGCGTTGGAAGGGCAGAAGCCCTCGTGGACGATCGCGGTGGCCGTCTCGCACTTCCCGCAACTCGTCGGCGCCGCACTTTTCGGCGCGATCGCCGGTCTCACCTTCCATGCGCTGTCGGCCTGGTTCCCGCCCCGGCTCGCGCCCCAGCGGGCCAAACCCCATGTGTTGATCGTCGGTGGTGGCTTCGGCGGGGTCGGCGCCGCCCGGGAACTGGACCGGCGTCTCGGCCGCGGGCTCGACGCCCACGTGACGCTGATCAGCGACTCGAACTTCCTGCTGTTCACCCCGCTCCTCGTCGGCGTCGCCTCCAGCACGGTCGAGGCCAGGCATGTGAGCGCCCCGGTGCGCGCCGGGCTCGGCCATGCCTCCTTCCTGCACGGGCGGGTGGCCTCGATCGACACGCAGAACCGCAACGCGTACGTCTCCGCGGGCAAGGAGGGGATGCTCCGCGTGCCGTACGACCAACTGGTCCTGGCGGTCGGCGCGGTGCCGCACTTCTTCGACCTGCCGGGAGTGGGCGAGCACGCCTTCGCGATGAAGTCCGTCGAGGACGCCACGAGGCTGCGCAACCAGGTGCTGGGCGCGCTGGAGCGGGCCGACCTCGAATCGGAACCGGCCGAGCAGGCCAGGCTGCTGACGTTCGTGGTGGCGGGCGGCGGCTTCGCCGGGACGGAACTGGTGGCCGAACTGTTCGACCTCGTCCATGACGTACTCCACTTCTATCCGCGGCTGCACGGGATGCGGCCCAGGTTCGTGATCGTGCACGCGGGGGAGCGTCTGCTGCCGGAGCTGTCGCCGCAGCTCGGCCTCTACGCGCAGCGCAAACTCGGCGGGCGCGGCATCGAGTTCCGCCTCGGCGCGCGCGTGAGCAAGGCCACCTCCGAGGACATCACGCTCGACTCCGGCGAGACCATCCCCACCCGCACCCTGGCCTGGACGGCGGGCAACCGGCCGAACCCGCTGGTGCAGCAGGTCATGCCGTCCCCGCTCACCGTGGAACCCACCATGCAGGTCCCCGGCATACCCGGCCTGTGGGCCCTGGGCGACTGCGCGAGGATCCCGGACCTCGCGGGCGGGTTCCATCCGCCGACCGCGCAGCACGCGATCCGCGAGGGCAAGGCGGTGGCGAAGAACGTCGCCGCGGTCCTCCGTGGTCGCCGTCCCGTCCCGTTCCGCTTCGGCGGGCTCGGCGTCCTGGTCTCGCTCGGGCACCGCACGGCAGCCGGCGAGATCGGCGGGCGGCGGGTCTCCGGTTTCCTCGCCTGGGTCCTGTGGCGCTCGGTGTACCTCAGCAAGCTGCCCAGCGTGGAGAAACGGCTGCGGGTGCTCGCCGACTGGACTCTCGACCTGGTCTTCCCCAGGGACATCGCCCTCTCGACCGAATCCACCAAGGAGGACCGTCATGTCTGA
- a CDS encoding anti-sigma factor family protein encodes MDCVDFVELVTDFLEGVLCEDDERRFIEHLAECSGCETYLDQFRQTISTTGELTPDTISSDARQQLLSAFRNWQGQ; translated from the coding sequence GTGGACTGCGTTGACTTCGTCGAGCTGGTGACCGACTTTCTCGAGGGTGTCCTGTGCGAGGACGACGAGCGCCGCTTCATCGAGCACCTGGCGGAGTGCTCCGGGTGCGAGACCTACCTCGACCAGTTCCGTCAGACGATCTCCACGACGGGCGAACTGACCCCGGACACCATCTCGTCGGACGCCAGGCAGCAGCTGCTCTCCGCCTTCCGGAACTGGCAGGGGCAGTGA
- a CDS encoding RNA polymerase sigma factor, which yields MAGARELPPDEVLVQRLRDGDEETFALVLDTWSGGMLRLAMSFVSTKASAEEAVQDTWLGVIRGIGDFEGRSSLKTWVYRILVNTAKARGTKDSRTVPFTSLLPEEEAEPTVDAARFRGPDEQYPGHWAVGQQPRHLHIPEDHVLRGEVREVIAAALDELPPRLRTVVTLRDVEGYGSEEVCSLLDISPGNQRVLLHRARAFLRRKLEDYLSGAHGVVAGGNDRGLR from the coding sequence ATGGCGGGCGCACGCGAACTGCCGCCGGACGAGGTCCTGGTCCAGCGGCTGCGCGACGGTGACGAGGAGACGTTCGCCCTGGTGCTGGACACCTGGTCGGGCGGCATGCTCCGGCTGGCCATGTCCTTCGTGTCGACCAAGGCATCCGCGGAGGAGGCCGTCCAGGACACCTGGCTCGGGGTCATCAGGGGGATCGGCGACTTCGAGGGCCGCTCGTCCCTGAAGACCTGGGTGTACCGGATCCTGGTCAACACGGCCAAGGCACGCGGTACGAAGGACAGCAGGACCGTCCCCTTCACCAGCCTGCTGCCCGAGGAGGAGGCAGAGCCGACGGTGGACGCCGCACGGTTCCGCGGCCCCGACGAGCAGTACCCCGGCCACTGGGCCGTCGGGCAGCAGCCCCGGCATCTGCACATTCCCGAGGACCATGTGCTGCGCGGCGAGGTCCGTGAGGTGATCGCGGCGGCGCTCGACGAACTCCCGCCCCGTCTGCGCACGGTGGTCACCCTGCGCGATGTCGAGGGGTACGGCTCGGAGGAGGTCTGTTCCCTCCTGGACATCTCGCCCGGAAACCAACGCGTGCTCCTCCATCGGGCCAGGGCGTTCCTGCGCCGTAAGCTGGAGGACTACTTGTCCGGTGCCCATGGCGTCGTGGCGGGAGGGAACGACCGTGGACTGCGTTGA
- a CDS encoding anti-sigma factor family protein, which produces MNCDEFVELVTVFLDGAMDEPTELRFLTHLTRCDDCETCLDQFRQTIAMLGELPAQSLPAPGLSGEASDRLRGAFRAMRRG; this is translated from the coding sequence ATGAACTGCGACGAGTTCGTCGAGCTGGTGACCGTCTTCCTCGACGGCGCCATGGACGAGCCGACCGAGCTGCGTTTTCTCACGCACCTGACGAGGTGCGACGACTGCGAGACCTGTCTCGACCAGTTCAGGCAGACCATCGCGATGCTGGGTGAGCTGCCCGCCCAGAGCCTGCCCGCCCCGGGCCTGTCCGGCGAAGCGAGCGACCGGCTGCGAGGTGCCTTCCGCGCGATGCGGCGAGGCTGA
- the ychF gene encoding redox-regulated ATPase YchF, giving the protein MSLTIGIVGLPNVGKSTLFNALTKNDVLAANYPFATIEPNVGVVGVPDPRLTKLAEIFSSQRVLPATVDFVDIAGIVRGASEGEGLGNKFLANIRESDAICQVIRAFKDENVVHVDGKVSPKDDIETINTELILADLQTIEKVLPRLQKESRIKKDIAPKVKAVEEAQEILEKGDTLFAHGIVQGTERNELLHDLHLLTTKPFLYVFNVDEDELTDEDFKNEQRALVAPAEAIFLNAKLEADLAELDEDEALELLQSVGQEEPGLATLAHVGFNTLGLQTYLTAGPKESRAWTIKRGATAPEAAGVIHTDFQKGFIKAEVISFADLVETGSVAEARAKGKARMEGKDYVMQDGDVVEFRFNV; this is encoded by the coding sequence GTGTCGCTCACGATCGGAATCGTCGGTCTGCCGAATGTCGGCAAGTCGACCCTGTTCAACGCCCTGACCAAGAACGACGTGCTGGCGGCCAACTACCCGTTCGCCACGATCGAGCCGAACGTCGGCGTGGTCGGCGTCCCGGACCCGCGCCTCACGAAGCTGGCCGAGATCTTCTCCTCCCAGCGCGTCCTGCCGGCCACCGTCGACTTCGTCGACATCGCCGGCATCGTGCGCGGCGCCTCCGAGGGTGAGGGCCTGGGCAACAAGTTCCTCGCCAACATCCGTGAGTCCGACGCGATCTGCCAGGTCATCCGTGCCTTCAAGGACGAGAACGTCGTACACGTCGACGGCAAGGTCTCGCCCAAGGACGACATCGAGACGATCAACACCGAGCTGATCCTCGCCGACCTCCAGACCATCGAGAAGGTCCTGCCCCGGCTCCAGAAGGAGTCGCGGATCAAGAAGGACATCGCGCCGAAGGTGAAGGCCGTCGAGGAGGCCCAGGAGATCCTGGAGAAGGGCGACACGCTCTTCGCGCACGGCATCGTCCAGGGCACCGAGCGCAACGAGCTCCTGCACGACCTGCACCTGCTGACCACGAAGCCCTTCCTGTACGTCTTCAACGTCGATGAGGACGAACTGACCGATGAGGACTTCAAGAACGAGCAGCGCGCCCTCGTCGCCCCCGCCGAGGCGATCTTCCTCAACGCCAAGCTGGAGGCGGACCTCGCCGAGCTCGACGAGGACGAGGCCCTCGAACTCCTCCAGTCCGTCGGCCAGGAGGAGCCGGGCCTCGCCACCCTCGCCCACGTCGGTTTCAACACCCTCGGCCTGCAGACCTACCTGACGGCCGGCCCCAAGGAATCCCGCGCCTGGACCATCAAGAGGGGCGCCACCGCCCCGGAGGCCGCCGGCGTCATCCACACCGACTTCCAGAAGGGCTTCATCAAGGCCGAGGTCATCTCCTTCGCCGACCTGGTGGAAACCGGCTCGGTCGCCGAGGCCCGCGCCAAGGGCAAGGCGCGCATGGAGGGCAAGGACTACGTGATGCAGGACGGGGACGTCGTGGAGTTCCGCTTCAACGTGTGA
- a CDS encoding DUF6542 domain-containing protein, producing the protein MPPPAPQALRRFPNPRLTGLGSGLFCGAVMVVLGYLDSLLFGASLTLYGVLFVPVCVLTAVWVRRCDLMTAPVVLPIAFAVGLLPVSDHGGGISGHLMGLFTGLATQAGWLYGGTLVAGLIVVVRRVRLVARREAARRRQA; encoded by the coding sequence GTGCCACCCCCGGCGCCGCAGGCCCTGCGCCGGTTTCCCAACCCCCGGCTCACCGGGCTGGGCAGCGGTCTGTTCTGCGGTGCCGTGATGGTCGTGCTCGGGTACCTGGACTCGCTGCTGTTCGGGGCGTCGCTCACGCTGTACGGCGTGCTGTTCGTGCCGGTGTGTGTGCTGACGGCCGTCTGGGTCCGCAGGTGCGACCTGATGACCGCGCCGGTGGTCCTCCCGATCGCGTTCGCCGTGGGGCTGCTTCCGGTGTCGGACCACGGTGGGGGGATCAGCGGACACCTGATGGGACTCTTCACCGGCCTCGCGACACAGGCCGGGTGGCTGTACGGGGGGACGCTGGTCGCCGGTCTCATCGTGGTCGTGCGCAGAGTGCGCCTGGTGGCGCGCAGGGAGGCGGCCCGGCGCCGGCAGGCGTGA
- the ppgK gene encoding polyphosphate--glucose phosphotransferase: MQIFGLDIGGSGIKGAPVDLDRGDLTEERFKVLTPHPATPDGVADGVKQVVEHYGWTGPVGLTFPGVVTGGATIRTAANVDKSWIDTDARALFSECLGGHSVTVVNDADAAGVAEMRFGAGRDRRGTVILLTFGTGIGSALFTDGALVPNTELGHLELHGHDAEKRASSKAKEDEELSWEHWAHRVQKYLAHVEMLFSPELFIIGGGVSRKAHKFLPHIEGIKAEIVPAQLQNNAGIVGAAMHAAEQDR; encoded by the coding sequence ATGCAGATCTTCGGCTTGGACATCGGCGGATCCGGGATCAAAGGTGCTCCGGTGGACCTGGACAGGGGCGACCTGACGGAGGAGCGCTTCAAGGTGCTCACTCCGCACCCGGCCACGCCGGACGGGGTGGCGGACGGCGTGAAGCAGGTCGTCGAGCACTACGGCTGGACAGGGCCGGTCGGGCTCACCTTTCCCGGCGTGGTCACCGGTGGCGCCACGATCCGTACGGCGGCGAACGTCGACAAGAGCTGGATCGACACGGACGCGCGCGCGTTGTTCAGCGAGTGCCTCGGCGGCCACTCGGTGACGGTGGTCAACGACGCGGACGCGGCCGGCGTCGCCGAGATGCGCTTCGGTGCGGGCCGCGACCGCCGGGGCACCGTGATCCTCCTCACCTTCGGCACGGGCATCGGCAGCGCGCTGTTCACCGACGGCGCCCTGGTCCCCAACACCGAGCTGGGCCACCTCGAACTCCACGGCCACGACGCCGAGAAGCGCGCCTCCAGCAAGGCCAAGGAGGACGAGGAGCTGTCCTGGGAGCACTGGGCCCACCGCGTCCAGAAGTACCTCGCCCATGTCGAGATGCTGTTCTCCCCGGAGCTGTTCATCATCGGCGGCGGGGTGAGCAGGAAGGCCCACAAGTTCCTGCCGCACATCGAGGGCATCAAGGCGGAGATCGTCCCGGCGCAGCTGCAGAACAACGCGGGGATCGTGGGGGCGGCGATGCACGCGGCGGAGCAGGACCGCTAG
- a CDS encoding 4-hydroxy-3-methylbut-2-enyl diphosphate reductase, translated as MGRMTASPGRRVLLAAPRGYCAGVDRAVIAVEKALEQYGAPVYVRHEIVHNKYVVQTLEKKGAIFVERTEEVPAGNIVMFSAHGVAPVVHEEAKRGQLATIDATCPLVTKVHKEAVRFADDDYDILLIGHEGHEEVIGTSGEAPEHIQLVDGPGHVAKVEVRDESKVVWLSQTTLSVDETMETVDALKEKFPQLISPPSDDICYATQNRQLAVKQMGAEAELVIVVGSRNSSNSVRLVEVAKLAGSREAYLVDFAGEIDEAWLEGVTTVGVTSGASVPEVLVEEVLEWLAQRGYGDVELVKAAEESITFSLPKELRRDLREEAAALIAERTGSGGSGDSGE; from the coding sequence ATGGGACGCATGACTGCTTCGCCTGGCCGCCGTGTCCTGCTCGCCGCCCCCCGTGGCTACTGCGCGGGCGTGGACCGCGCCGTGATCGCTGTCGAGAAAGCCCTGGAGCAGTACGGCGCTCCGGTGTACGTCCGGCACGAGATCGTCCACAACAAGTACGTCGTGCAGACCCTGGAGAAGAAGGGCGCCATCTTCGTCGAGCGGACGGAGGAGGTGCCGGCGGGGAACATCGTGATGTTCTCCGCGCACGGCGTCGCCCCCGTCGTCCACGAAGAGGCCAAGCGCGGCCAACTCGCCACCATCGACGCCACCTGCCCCCTGGTCACCAAGGTCCACAAGGAAGCGGTCCGCTTCGCGGACGACGACTACGACATCCTCCTGATCGGACACGAGGGCCACGAAGAGGTCATCGGTACGTCCGGCGAGGCCCCCGAGCACATCCAGCTCGTCGACGGCCCGGGCCACGTCGCCAAGGTTGAGGTCCGCGACGAGTCGAAGGTCGTCTGGCTCTCCCAGACCACGCTGTCCGTCGACGAGACCATGGAGACCGTCGACGCGCTGAAGGAGAAGTTCCCGCAGCTCATCTCCCCGCCCAGCGACGACATCTGCTACGCCACACAGAACCGCCAGCTCGCGGTGAAGCAGATGGGCGCCGAGGCCGAGCTGGTCATCGTGGTCGGCTCGCGCAACTCCTCCAACTCCGTGCGGCTGGTCGAGGTCGCCAAGCTGGCCGGCTCCCGCGAGGCCTACCTCGTGGATTTCGCCGGCGAGATCGACGAGGCCTGGCTGGAGGGCGTCACCACGGTGGGCGTCACCTCCGGCGCGTCCGTCCCGGAGGTGCTGGTCGAGGAGGTCCTGGAATGGCTGGCCCAGCGTGGCTACGGTGACGTCGAGCTGGTCAAGGCGGCCGAGGAGTCGATCACCTTCTCGCTGCCCAAGGAACTCCGTCGTGACCTGCGCGAGGAGGCGGCGGCGCTGATCGCCGAGCGCACGGGGTCCGGCGGTTCCGGTGACTCCGGGGAGTGA
- a CDS encoding APC family permease, which translates to MSGTGTADRTSDEGHELRRSLGFRDLVVYGLLFIAPMAPVGVFGTLDARSHGAVALVYLVATVAMAFTAFSYAQMVRVVPQAGSVFAYARAGLGERAGFIAGWMAMLDYLLIPAVAYLFSGIAMNALVPEVSRWVWTALAVVITTLLNLWGVRVAARVGFLVLAMEIVVLLVFVVAAVVVLARDGAQRGWLSPLSGDGTQGSFEMAAVIGAVSIAVLSYLGFDAIVSFAEEVTGGSEKVARAVLFCLALAGVLFIAQTYLVALLEPVSSARLAAEPERQGAAFYDAVDASVGAWLHDLVAVSKAIGAAFAALAGQAAAGRLLFAMGRARGLPRVLSRTDSGVPRVALLCAGVVTLVAAVWAARRDDGLDHLASVVNVGALTAFTLLHASVVGWFVVRRGGEGAVESGASVSWWRHGVVPVVGAAITVAVIVEAAGVAQVVGAVWLGLGVAVLLLRARRPHPSRP; encoded by the coding sequence ATGTCCGGGACCGGCACGGCGGATCGTACGTCCGACGAAGGACACGAGCTGCGCCGGAGCCTCGGCTTCCGTGACCTGGTCGTCTACGGGCTGCTGTTCATCGCGCCCATGGCGCCCGTCGGCGTGTTCGGCACGCTGGACGCGCGTTCGCACGGGGCGGTCGCGCTCGTGTACCTCGTGGCGACGGTCGCCATGGCGTTCACCGCATTCAGCTACGCGCAGATGGTGCGGGTGGTCCCCCAGGCGGGGTCGGTGTTCGCGTACGCGCGCGCGGGGCTCGGTGAGCGGGCCGGATTCATCGCCGGCTGGATGGCGATGCTGGACTACCTCCTGATCCCCGCCGTCGCCTATCTCTTCTCCGGCATCGCGATGAACGCGCTGGTGCCGGAGGTGTCGCGGTGGGTGTGGACCGCGCTGGCGGTGGTGATCACGACGCTGCTGAACCTGTGGGGCGTGCGGGTGGCGGCCCGGGTCGGTTTCCTGGTGCTCGCCATGGAGATCGTCGTCCTGTTGGTGTTCGTGGTGGCGGCGGTGGTCGTGCTCGCGCGGGACGGGGCCCAGCGGGGGTGGCTGTCACCGCTGTCGGGGGACGGTACGCAGGGTTCGTTCGAGATGGCGGCCGTGATCGGCGCCGTGTCGATCGCTGTGCTGTCGTATCTGGGCTTCGACGCGATCGTCTCCTTCGCGGAGGAGGTGACCGGGGGGTCGGAGAAGGTGGCTCGGGCGGTGCTGTTCTGCCTTGCGCTGGCCGGGGTGCTGTTCATCGCGCAGACCTATCTGGTAGCGCTGCTGGAGCCGGTGTCGTCCGCGCGGCTGGCGGCCGAGCCGGAGCGGCAGGGGGCTGCGTTCTACGACGCCGTGGACGCGTCGGTGGGGGCCTGGCTGCACGATCTTGTGGCCGTGAGCAAGGCGATCGGCGCGGCGTTCGCTGCGCTGGCCGGGCAGGCTGCGGCGGGGCGACTGCTGTTCGCGATGGGGCGGGCGCGGGGGCTGCCGCGGGTGCTGTCCAGGACGGACTCCGGCGTCCCGCGGGTTGCCCTGCTGTGCGCGGGCGTCGTCACGCTCGTCGCTGCCGTGTGGGCGGCGCGGCGCGATGACGGGTTGGATCACTTGGCGTCGGTGGTCAACGTCGGGGCGCTGACGGCGTTCACATTGCTGCACGCAAGCGTGGTGGGGTGGTTCGTGGTGCGGCGTGGGGGTGAGGGTGCGGTTGAGAGCGGTGCGTCGGTGAGCTGGTGGCGGCATGGGGTGGTGCCGGTGGTGGGGGCGGCGATCACGGTTGCGGTGATCGTGGAGGCGGCGGGGGTAGCGCAGGTGGTGGGGGCTGTTTGGTTGGGGCTGGGGGTTGCCGTGCTGCTTCTTCGTGCCCGCCGCCCCCACCCGTCCCGTCCTTGA
- the xseA gene encoding exodeoxyribonuclease VII large subunit produces MAVNTTPESPLPVGEVSRLIGSWIDRLGAIWVEGQITQLSRRPGAGVVFLTLRDPSYDISVSVTAYRQVFDSVADVVSEGARVVVLAKPEWYAPRGQLSLRATEIKPVGVGELLARLEMLKKSLATEGLFAPERKKPLPFLPQLIGLVCGRASAAERDVLENARHRWPAVRFEVRNVPVQGVHAVPQVVQAVKELDAIDDVDVIIVARGGGSVEDLLPFSDEQLVRAVASCRTPVVSAIGHEPDNPLLDYVADLRASTPTDAAKKVVPDVGEEYERVRMLRDRARRCVGALVEREERGLAHALARPSMEDPHRMIDERADHVVSLLDRSRRCLGHLLDRAASELTHTHARVVALSPAATLKRGYAVLQRADGHVVRDPDELTADEALRARVAEGEFSVRVEAGSDARSGARTDA; encoded by the coding sequence ATGGCTGTGAACACAACCCCGGAGTCCCCCCTGCCCGTCGGCGAGGTGTCCCGGCTCATCGGGAGCTGGATCGACCGGCTCGGGGCGATCTGGGTCGAGGGCCAGATCACCCAGCTGTCGCGCCGCCCCGGCGCCGGCGTCGTGTTCCTGACGTTGCGGGACCCGTCGTACGACATCTCCGTGAGCGTGACGGCGTATCGGCAAGTGTTCGACTCCGTCGCCGACGTGGTGAGCGAGGGCGCCCGCGTCGTCGTACTCGCCAAGCCGGAGTGGTACGCGCCCCGCGGTCAGCTCTCCCTGCGCGCCACGGAGATAAAGCCCGTCGGTGTCGGCGAGCTCCTCGCCCGGTTGGAGATGCTGAAGAAGTCCCTCGCCACGGAGGGACTGTTCGCGCCGGAGCGCAAGAAGCCGCTGCCTTTCCTCCCGCAGCTGATCGGCCTGGTCTGCGGCCGGGCCTCCGCGGCCGAGCGGGACGTGCTGGAGAACGCCCGCCACCGCTGGCCCGCGGTCCGCTTCGAGGTGCGTAACGTCCCCGTGCAGGGCGTGCACGCCGTGCCGCAGGTCGTGCAGGCGGTCAAGGAGCTCGACGCGATCGACGACGTGGATGTGATCATCGTCGCGCGGGGCGGTGGCAGCGTCGAGGATCTGCTGCCCTTCTCCGACGAGCAGTTGGTGCGGGCCGTCGCCTCGTGCCGGACGCCGGTCGTGTCCGCCATCGGGCACGAGCCCGACAACCCCCTCCTCGATTACGTCGCCGACCTGCGCGCTTCCACCCCCACCGACGCGGCCAAGAAGGTCGTACCGGACGTGGGTGAGGAGTACGAGCGGGTGCGGATGCTGCGCGACCGGGCCCGGCGTTGTGTCGGAGCGCTCGTGGAGCGCGAGGAGCGGGGGCTCGCCCATGCGCTGGCGCGGCCCTCGATGGAGGATCCGCACCGGATGATCGACGAGCGGGCCGACCACGTGGTTTCGCTCCTCGACCGGAGCCGCCGCTGCCTCGGTCACCTCCTCGACCGCGCCGCCTCCGAGCTGACGCACACCCACGCGCGGGTGGTGGCCCTCTCCCCCGCGGCGACCCTGAAGCGCGGGTATGCGGTGCTGCAGAGGGCCGACGGGCATGTGGTGCGGGACCCGGACGAGCTGACGGCGGACGAGGCGCTGCGGGCGCGGGTCGCCGAGGGCGAGTTCTCCGTACGAGTCGAGGCAGGAAGCGACGCACGAAGCGGCGCACGAACCGATGCATAG
- a CDS encoding exodeoxyribonuclease VII small subunit produces MTSKAEEALGYEQARDELIEVVRRLEAGGTTLEESLALWERGEELAKVCRRWLDGARARLDAALAEEAEAEQEGDGADGSDDR; encoded by the coding sequence ATGACCAGCAAGGCGGAAGAGGCACTCGGGTACGAGCAGGCCCGGGACGAGCTGATCGAGGTCGTACGGCGGCTGGAGGCGGGCGGTACGACGCTGGAGGAGTCCCTCGCGCTCTGGGAGCGGGGCGAGGAGCTGGCCAAGGTGTGCCGGCGCTGGCTGGACGGGGCGCGGGCCCGGCTGGACGCGGCCCTCGCCGAGGAGGCCGAGGCCGAGCAGGAGGGCGACGGGGCGGACGGCTCGGACGACCGGTAA
- a CDS encoding malonic semialdehyde reductase has product MSLVLDPAAQDLLFREARTANAFTDEPVTEEQVQAIYDLVKYGPTAFNQTPLRITLVRSAEARERLVQHMAEGNQPKTAAAPLVAILSADNEFHEELPALFPAFPQAKDVFFSERPARENAAGLNAALQAAYFIVGVRAAGLAAGPMTGFDFEGVRKEFLDDDHTPLMVVNIGKPGPDAWYPRSPRLEYDQVITTV; this is encoded by the coding sequence ATGTCTCTCGTTCTTGACCCCGCCGCCCAGGACCTGCTGTTCCGCGAGGCCCGCACCGCGAACGCCTTCACCGACGAGCCGGTGACCGAGGAGCAGGTCCAGGCCATCTACGACCTGGTCAAGTACGGCCCCACCGCCTTCAACCAGACCCCGCTGCGCATCACCCTGGTCCGCTCCGCCGAGGCCCGTGAGCGCCTGGTGCAGCACATGGCCGAGGGCAACCAGCCCAAGACCGCCGCCGCCCCGCTGGTCGCGATCCTGTCCGCGGACAACGAGTTCCACGAGGAGCTGCCGGCCCTCTTCCCGGCGTTCCCGCAGGCCAAGGACGTCTTCTTCAGCGAGCGACCGGCCCGCGAGAACGCCGCCGGGCTGAACGCCGCCCTGCAGGCCGCGTACTTCATCGTCGGCGTCCGCGCCGCCGGGCTGGCCGCCGGCCCGATGACCGGCTTCGACTTCGAGGGCGTCCGCAAGGAGTTCCTGGACGACGACCACACCCCGCTGATGGTCGTGAACATCGGCAAGCCGGGCCCCGACGCCTGGTACCCGCGCTCCCCCCGTCTGGAGTACGACCAGGTCATCACGACGGTCTGA
- a CDS encoding DUF4245 domain-containing protein, whose protein sequence is MAGSNGKQKSVRNMVLSLGVTVLAAGVIYLFVPHDDGDPDLPRVDYRVELLTARRTASYPVVAPQGLPDTWKATSVRFRGDDFDAWHLGFHLSGGQYVQVEQSAEKPATFLEEATQGGQATRDTEEIGDRTWTRYTGGRYEALVHQDKGATTVVAGTGSFEQLTQMAKALKAE, encoded by the coding sequence GTGGCAGGTTCGAACGGCAAGCAGAAGTCGGTCCGGAACATGGTCCTCTCGCTCGGAGTGACCGTGCTCGCGGCGGGAGTCATCTATCTCTTCGTCCCGCATGACGACGGCGACCCCGACCTCCCCCGGGTCGACTACCGCGTCGAGCTGCTCACCGCCCGCCGCACGGCGTCGTACCCGGTGGTGGCGCCCCAGGGGCTGCCCGACACCTGGAAGGCGACGTCCGTCCGCTTCAGGGGCGACGACTTCGACGCCTGGCATCTCGGCTTCCACCTCTCCGGTGGGCAGTACGTACAGGTCGAGCAGTCGGCCGAGAAGCCGGCGACGTTCCTGGAGGAGGCCACCCAGGGCGGGCAGGCGACCAGGGACACCGAGGAGATCGGCGACCGGACGTGGACGCGGTACACGGGCGGCCGGTACGAGGCACTGGTGCACCAGGACAAGGGCGCGACGACCGTGGTGGCGGGCACGGGCTCGTTCGAGCAGCTGACGCAGATGGCGAAGGCCCTGAAGGCGGAGTGA